The DNA sequence ACAAGAAATAAGGGGTTTAGCCACGAAAAAAATTGTGGCTAAACTCTAAGATAACCGTAGCAACTATACATTGGCCACGAAAAAATATTTGTGGCTAATCGGGGGGTTGCATTTTCAATTTGCCACAATTTTAGCATTATTAGCCACAATTTTAAACATCTTGGAGACCTTCAAAGAGCCACGATTTGTATATCATTGTCCACGCATAATGCCGTGGCTaaataagaataattaaataaaaaagtataattcTACTACACTTCATCCGTAGTTAATTTGTGCACGTCGGGTTTTTCAGCCACATTTTTTTTGTGGCTAATGTTGGATTATTTAATCACACTATTTTTGTGGCTAACTCACTATATTTTTCACATAAAATTCAGGACTAATTTGTGCTAATTTGCTctaattgaataattttattaaattaaaattatatttatatatattacattaATAACAAAAAGCAAACTTTTTAAACATATAATATCTAACATTTTtccataaaaaaatactaataagaattcagtataataataataataataatacaagtctaaacttatatataataagaaataaaaaaaatttaacataaataaaataaattctaatcccttctagattaaatatatttaaaatttcaacTATTACTTATTAAATATATCAATTAAATGTCTAACATATCACTGGATAAACTAGGCACTTTATCACTGTATTTTGATAACAAAAATTTGTACAAAATTGCCATATCCATAGCTTTTTCTCTAAAGTTTCATCCAGTTTCTCTAAATTTATCACACATCATACATTTTCAACACCAAAGACCTTTTCAATTTACAGTGTTGCTCTACGAGCCATTACACCCAGAAATTGTATCAATAAATTTACGTCATTATCTCGACTTTGTCCATGCCCATCAAGTTCCATAATGTCTTTTTCATCCATTTTCAAATGCCAAACTTGAATTGTCGTCCTTTTGCCAGTTGTAATTTCTCCCATAGAAGTGTCTGCAATGaatataaaattgaataaaaaaaaaataaactaaatattagaattcaaaaaatcacgtaaaaaaaattgaaatttcatATACCTTTGACATTCACAACTAAAGGGTCATTATAATCTTTTCTGGTAGGTACTGGTTGAGACTTATTTCACCCAAACCTTCTGCAAATTCTTCATTGTTGTTGATATTCTGTGTTATCGTAATTCTGCTAAAAAGGTCTCTTCTGAATTATTATGTTTTTGTTTCACgaaaaaatctactaaaaaaactaacaaataaaaaagaaaaaatcggTATTTTGAGTTTGGAGGATACCCTATCATATGATAGGGTTCATATAGTGTGGTTAAAGAGAGTGCTTTTAAGGTGCTGTAGAAAAGTAGGAGTTAAAAGACAACGTGAATGATGAAAAGTTATATTAAAATTTGTCCGTGATTATTTTAACTTTCCGCCAAAAACTACTTCAGAAGTTAAGCgcacattaaaattttaaattttaaaaattcagcTTGACCAATGTTGTTTAAATTGTCTTTTAACTTTCTTTAATCTTAAGAATATTTCTTTCATCCTACTGTTTATTATCTACTAAATATaccttaaattattttatttttaatataatagttatttatttattttttaatggtcaaatataataaaaaatttaaatttaaattttgattttgtaatatttttatctttaatttttattacaataacaataaataaccaaaaaactactttaataaatatatgACCTTTACAATCTCTCATTTCATGCAGTTGATAGTTGATGATTTAAACAATAtactattatttaattatttacctATTATACATGAAACAATATAACAAGAGTTATACATTAAGTAAATTTTGTAAATACTTTTACCtgaaaattttaatgtttaataaattttaattactaaattagttactaaaattttattgcattagacaaattaattatcagataaaattgttataagaaattttataaattaatttttttgttacttaataaaatttcaaactttTATACAAGTGATtcataaattaattagtattaatttttttataactgaaaataattgtaaaataattaattaatggaatataccaattaaataatagtaaaaataaaaaatttaattcataatttcacaaaataatttttaaaaagataattatacATATAATAAGAGTACAGTACTCACAAAAATATATAGTACGTACTAAACCATATAAATAAagactaatttttttaacttattctcatttttttaaattcaaaaaatgataaataatttatttttaataaaaaccaaaaaattttttatacttaCAAATTATTGAACTTTTTATTATCtattcaaattatattattttagttaaataaattttatctttataattaactcaaatattagaatattatctttatttttataattttttattttatctaaattcatttttttatatttttagatttaatttcataaatatgTGTTAATgttagaatattaaaaaaatgatactatacattaataaatttatttaaaaaattaatttattcaagaCAGAATAGCTATGGTACGTTAATGTAAGTAAGAAATACAGCTACGAAAAATATTGTTTGTAgcaaaagattaaattttagCCACTGTCGTAATGTTTCGTGATAAATAGAAGACGTGctcatttatttttatcacaATTTAGTGTTCGTAGTTAAAATTTGGTGGCTAAACACCGTTTTTGTGGTAGTACTTCCAGCCTCTGCCGAGCCCTTGCAAATGGCTGGATCTACCAGGACAACCAGAAAGGAAGGGAATGTGCCCGTCGAGCATGAATGTCCGCTGAATATTCTTCCTCCCGATATATGGGTGAGGATTGCCACTAAGGTTGCATCGAATTCGATTCATGATCTATTCAACATGCAGGCGAGTTGCAAGGTTTTTCTGGATGCAGCGAGTTCCAAAGCTGTGTACAAACATGCGACGATGCGGGTTATACCGTTAGTGTCCTTTTTATTTTACCTTGACTGGTCAGAAAGGAAGTCCTTCAATCACTGCGTTGAAGCAGAAAATGCGGATGCTATACTCCGATAGGGGTTGACGGAGTATTTCTGGATTGCCCATCGTGGCATTGGGATGGAACTGCTTCCTAGGGCCTCGACAGAGAGCAGCGTCGAAGCAGGTTACCTGTTTGCCATGTTGCTACTGTGTGATCACGAGAACGAAGAAGAAGTGCTAAATGGTGTTGAAATGTTAGAGTCTATCCGTACTTCTGAAAAGGTCGAAAGGTGCAGGGAGTTCTTCGCGGACATTTTCTGAGAGCGGTGGGTTGACGAGAGACCATCGGATCCTGGACATGCCGTGGCTTGTCGGTCCACCACTTGCCCTACCCGCGGCACCATGGCTTGTGTGAATGATGTGTCCTGTGTCTCGTGTGTGCACTGCCTAGCGGATTACAAGGTCAGGATTTTCTTGGAGATGTTTAGATTTTATTGAACGTGGTTGTTTATCACTCTTATCAATCTGCCCCCGAATGAACTGTTGTAGGGTTATCTTTATGTAACTTTATCTAATCTGCCAATACAATGGCTAGCAACTGACGATTTGTTAAAAGAACTATTTCTTGGTTGAAAAAATGGCAGTTTGATCCAATAAATTAACATAATTAATTCGCATTTTTTGTTCATGCATTATTTCATAGCTTCACCtggaagaaaaacgaaaaacagagttTTAGGTAGGGATTACAGAACAACAAAAGGACGGCTAAAGAGACAAAGCAAATAAAGATTTGAAACATAGAAGTCGTAGGTCATATACCCCCGACATCGTCTCCATTCTGCCCGGCGGGCTCCTGATCGTTAGACCCCTGTGCCGTCAGCGGAGCTTGACCATACAATTGGCGGGCCAATAACCCTAGCTTGATCTCCACAACCTCGAGCCTGCCTTCCACTTCACGCCACGGTGCCATCTGTTGCTGTTCCCTTTGACGAAGATCGGCAATTTTTCGCTTCAATTCGTTTGCTTTGTcattgataaaccattattttatgatttatattgtgtttaattgagtggttttatcaagtctttcaCCCGTTTTttcatatgattagcatgatATTACAAGTCCTTCCCAaaattgttctatgattgaaaacttgcttcctaaagaccttttaattgtatatttttattctcctttataccattcgatgccgtgatctgtgtgttaagtgtttcaggcttcatagggcaggaatggcttagagaatagagaggaagcttgcaaaaatggaacgaacacaagaaattgaggagatgaccagcgagaagtgacgcggacgcatggctcacgcatCTGCGCGAATTAGAGAAAATCACAGCAGCacgaacgcgtgcctgacgtgAGCGCGTGGATTGGAATCTGCACtagtgacgcgaatgcgtggacgacacGCACGCTGGTAAGGGAAAACGCTAgatgacgcgaatgcgtggacgacatGGTCGCGTGACGTGCGCAATCTGTAGAATTTACAGAAATCGCTGGCGTGGATTTTGGGCCGCATTTTAACCCAGTTTTCGTCCCAAAAACGCAGATTAGAGCCATAGAACATGCAGAGACTAGGGACGATTCGCATTCcgcataattttagttttagtttttgaatCTAGAGAGAGAATTCTACctcttcctctaggtttttctttTACACTCATAGTTTAGAATTTGATTGTTTTGCTTTAGTtattgagaagagtctacctctggaattgattattctagtttgttttctttATCTTATTTACTCCTTTATATTTTTAATCCTTATTCAGAGCTACAATTGGGAAGCTTTTATGACTTGTTGAGATTTATTAATGCGagaactattttatttttaattgatcttttgattattatttatcatgtcttctttttattctctCGTTAATTTTGTAAAGTCCATATTTATGATAATAGAGTAGTTCtctaacttgattgggagtggattaaaaggagaaccttgagttgggatactcaagagttcaattgtaattggttcgTTGTTGGTTGGCTGgttagtcactaactctaatccttcccaagggagaggactaggacttgtgaatagaagttgactcCCAACTACTTGACTTTTCCCTAAATTAGTGAGGGTGAACTAAGTAGAAACATctactaattattaattgatcttgagaaaatttcaacaaggatagaacttctgattaatcttctcccggtcaaggtttttttatttgaattacataaattctccaatttaatttcctattTATCAACTTCAAAAACATtttggaaaacctctgattaataaaatagcacatctttctgcaactcattgggagacgacctaggactcatactcccagtaatcttattcttaaatttgtgacaactcttttctAAATTGACAAGTGGAATTTTGCTGGTTAAGAGCTGTACTTGCAACGCTGTTTTccttaataatttttaatttgctAATTTCCACCACTGCTAGTCATCCAGTTGGCGAATGGTCGTTTGATGTTGTTCCAGCTCCATGCGCAACTTCTCTTGCAACTGGAGAGCTTCCTCCAGTTCATGCTGCCTTATCCCCTGCCTTGACCTTCGCAGTAATTGTCGCCAGCCTCGCCTGCCTTAGTTCTACTTTTTTCATTTGAAGTATATCCCTAAAAAATATCTCCCTCCAATGGAGGGTCTCGATGAGATCTGTGGTCGAAAGTTCCGTGAGGTCATCGGGACTAACATCATAGTTGGTGAGGGATTCCTACGACATTTTCTCCAATGAATACGGAGAGGTCTGCTGGACGACAAAGACTCTTCAAGCAAGGATTTTTCTCCAGACAGAGAGGTTAGAGAAGAAGGTATGGATTAAAACAACTGACGAGTGGTTCTGACGGCCTTACTAGTGCATTTATATAAAGTTGTTTCgtatttctttattttgattACTTTCTTTAAAaagttcaatttttttaataaaaaaattagttttaaataaataaattaatacatTTTAATATGTTTA is a window from the Arachis stenosperma cultivar V10309 chromosome 3, arast.V10309.gnm1.PFL2, whole genome shotgun sequence genome containing:
- the LOC130966704 gene encoding uncharacterized protein LOC130966704 gives rise to the protein MAGSTRTTRKEGNVPVEHECPLNILPPDIWVRIATKVASNSIHDLFNMQASCKVFLDAASSKAVYKHATMRGLTEYFWIAHRGIGMELLPRASTESSVEAGYLFAMLLLCDHENEEEVLNGVEMLESIRTSEKVERCREFFADIF